The segment TACCACACTGTCAAGTACAATGACATGCAATGAACCCAATTACAGAGTCTTAGCTCACATTGAATGAGTATGATTGGTTCATGGTCAGAATGTATCATGTACATTTGACATGGAATTTCCTTTGCAGAGGACCTATACGGATTTTCAGCATTATGTTTCATGTTCGGAGAACGCATGTATCCTCACCTGAACTACCCTATCGGATTGGTTGAATCCGACTGGTACGGTACAAGTATCGACTGGTGGTCGTCGCCTGAAGCAGTGGCCAAGTGTAACAACCAAGGAAAACGGGTGTATGAATTGCAAATTCTCAATTTCACTTATATACTGGCTACAACATTAAAACCGCATTCCCATTAAACACGCGTTCTTAGTCATTAAATGATTATAGCAAGTATTTCAACCAGATAGCCTCCTGAAATATTAACTGACGGTTACAATGGTTTTCAACAGATCATGGCTTTATATGCCTCATTACATACTATATATAGTATTATCTCTGTATTGCGCTGGCTTTGGAAAGATGATCGCTTTACATGTCTCCTTACACAGTAACTGAACATCGCAATGATTTTCACCAGATGATCACTTTACATGCATCCTTAAACTTTAACGTGTTGTAAACTTGATATGCGTCTATATTCGTTCATTTATTACTGCAGGTCTGCACAGAACTTTGACTTGTGGAACGCTATGATCAGTCCACTTCTCCCATTGTCCATATATGGCGTTCTTTGGTATCAAGGTGAGTAATGTTTGGTTTATCGGATCTTGCGTTCGGACTAAACGGTAACATATTGCGATTACATTAAAGGTAGTGCATAAATTATCACTATGGTTCCAGGTGAAAATGACGCTGGTCATGCAAGTAGATACGCATGTAGTTTCCCAACAATGATCGATGACTGGAGAAAACACTGGCACCAAGAATCTCTGGGTGAAACGGACGTTGACTTTCCATTTGGATTTGTGCAGGTCTGTGACAAGTAGTGAACTCTTTATAGACCTAGGCCTACATGCACAACACGATCAAAGCTCTGCGATTATGGTAAACCcttaagatcgcaatcttaagCTTCCACTTCAATCACCATTCACGTGCACAAAGCGACTGTAGGCTAAGaccattgtaagttacaatcaaaacttacaattggttgGAACCAGCTGTAACGTGCTAAGTTCGCGATCTGAAATTCGACTTACGATAGCGCTAAGATcggctttgtgcaagtggattgtATACAGTTgtacggtgattgtaaagttgattgtaggagtgtaagattgattgtaactaaggtTGCTCTGTGCCCTGAAGTAACGAAAGTGATAATATGTACACatctttgaatgacatttagaagtgtTACAAACAAGGAAGTGATACACACAATTCACCCTTTGAAGGAGTGAGGATCGATGTACTACGAAACGTTGTTTTCCTAATAATGCAGTTGATATCAGTAAAACAATAAGCGCACAGTTAGCGTATTTTTAGATAACGTGTTGTAGACTCTCAACATAAACAGTAATATTTTGAGCATATCTACAGCTCGCTGCATTCAGAAATGACAGCAGTATTCGCGGAGGCTGGCCTGATACACGCCTGGCTCAGACGGCCAACTATGGATATGTACCTAACCCCAAAATGAAGAATGTGTTTATGGCAGTGGCCTTGGACTTACCTGACTTTTCATCGCCTTCGGGAGCGTAAGTTCAAATTGGCAACTTTCGTGTTTAAGATCgtaaatagataattggttATTATGCAAATCTCAGATGAGTGTAGTGATAGATTTGTTTGTGCGTCGTAAACACCACTGTGGTAGGTATGGATATTTATTATAGATGTCAAATGTGGACTGTTCAGCGCCACCTGGTCTCCTAGACGGAGACAACCGTAACTTTGTCTCAGTACCATCTGTTTAATTAGTACAGATAATGAAATGTGAGTTTGAAGAAAATACAAATTGGGTTTCTAATGACGTAAACCATGTTACCAGGACTTAGAACTGAAAGGCATTGCTGAGACATTTCTGTCGCTGTTCGCTAATCTTAAAATGTTTTTGCCACCTTATCGTTCCTATTATTTCAAGCCTTTTGATATAAACGGATATGTTCGCTCGAGAATCCACTATCTACGTCATATGACGACGGCGTATATGGACATCTCATATTCATTACTGATAGTCCGTAAGTAATTGTATGATATAGGCACCGACAAAAATGCGTTTTAAAGATTTTACCATATTTTCTAGAGTTCATCCTCGCTTCAAGCAAGACATGGCCTCCCGTCTGATCCTGCCAGCACTTGCAGTTGCCTACCACGAGACCGGGCTAGACTATGAAGGACCCTTCCCATCTTCATATAAATTAGATAATGTGGCCCAAACACTCACTATTGAGTTCAGCAATGGGAAGACACCGATTGAAGTTCGGAGCAACACTGGTTACGAGGTATCGTATTAGTGGTAGCATTTGCAGTGAAGCGGCTTTCACAAGGCAAACTCTTGTTGAAATTTCAAAAGTTGTCAAATTCTGTCAAAAACTTTGGTGTCATTTTAGCGAAACAGTTTTGTAGGTCGAGTTGACCGGATGGCCAAACCATCACGTGACAATTTCGTTGACTAGGATTAGTTGTTTCTGAACAACCCGAGTTTGGGAACATTTCACACATCGAACTCGTTGACATCACCGAAAGTTTGATGGAAATTTGGTGAAAATAGCGACTGATCCTATTTCTCAACAGTTGGCTACACTGAACTTGGTGTTGGTGGTTATTAAAATGTGCACACTCTCAAACTGGAATGTCACAAGTGGTGTTGGCAATGATGGACAGCCCGATTGCCTCAATCACAACACATCCGTATCTAGGTTTATACGTCCATTTTCCTAAAGGTTAATACTGCTCTGTTGTCAAAGGTTTGCTGTTCTGGACACAAGACCTGTGAGTCTCAAGACGTCTGGGCAGCTGCTCCCATGGTAGAGCACCACACCGCGTCAGTGACGTTGTCCACCGCCGGCTGCAACAACAACCTCCACCCTGTCGGTGTCCGTTACCTCTGGTGGGAGAGTCCATGCCCTTTAAGGTCGTGTGCTGTGTATGGCAGGGACAACGATCTTCCTGCGCCACCGTTCAAAAAAACTGACGGGTTTTAGTCACTGATTTAAAATGTTCACttaacaaataaacaatgactcttaagattttatttttcaagAATTAAATCATAACTGTTTTATGGTCAGTTTTGGTCGTAAAGAAACCCCCACATTGACATTGCTGTAAACATACGGGCCCAGGCTGAGGTTTATGGTTATGTCGTGTCTCAACTACTGCATGAAGAAAAATGCTACCTTTTACAGATGAAAGCATGATCAAACCAAAGACAGCTTCTAAATGAGTTAATGCTCTTTCGACTAACTCTTTCTAAGGACATATGTCTTCATAATACACTTTTACGAACGCGAACATCCAATCAGTGTTCGGAGAGAGAGCGGAAGCAAGCCGAACATACCTTGTACGGCACTAGCAGTTACTCGGAAAGCTGATTCAATGGAACCCATATTCAAAGTTTCATCACATTCTAAGTGTAGTCTCTTTAGACCGTTCCTcaatgctgctgctgttgctgctgctgttgctgatgATGATAAAACTATTATTATGTGACTTTTTGATCATAGCACATATGCTCTGGAAATACACATAGTTTATACACACGTTTATACATATTGAATTCCATTGGTTCTCACAGTGTAACTTGGGGTTACACGTCTTGTACATGCTCACGGTCCTTCACAAACGCAACAACATTTCTCAGAACATGTCAAGTAAGCCCATGTGAATGAATTTTTATAATAACACAATCCACTTGATGACCGTCTGGTTAGTTCGGCTCCCCATATGCCCATGCTGTGTAGGTTAATGGTATCTCGTTGCTGTCCCAGATCCACGTGCACGACCCTTACTTGTCTTGATCGTTGACCCTATTCCACACGTTTTCATTACAATCGTAAGATTATGTGaaaccattttgtttgtttgattaacTAGTTTCCCGGCGCACACTAATGTATAGTTCAGGTACTAGTATATTGCATGTATATATTCGAATCTGGGTTCAACAAGCAAATGATTGATATGAACTCCACTTTATAGTGGAGCAGCCAAGCAACCGTGTATCGTGTCCTGCATTTTCCATCAGCCGGTTCTAGCTTTTGCGCTATGTTGAACCACTGGTTGATAGGTATAGGGCATGAAGTCTAAGTACAGGAATACTCGCTTCGCTTATATATACTGGTCAATATTTCCTGATGGTATTTAGTTATTTCCACACGATAAAACAAACACTACATATAAGGATACATTTAGGTAGTGCAGAAAGTCTCTGGCGTTGGTATTTGTGTCCATGGCATCTAGCATTGCAAGATGAGAACCAAACTCAAAATCGCTGGAACACtgacaccatgtgtattttgAAGCATGCCCATATTGAATATACAAGGttccatgaaatatttcaaatgtcacTGATAAGGTTACTTGTTTATGTTATATGAAAGTAAGATGGAGATACTAATATTACTAGGTATTGACCCCCTTGTGTTTAGTGCTAAAATGATAATGACCTGTGCTTCATGCCAGATATTGTTGCTGGTAAGCAATGAATAACAAGTATCATGAAACTTCGTCCATCCACGTGGACAAAACACTTACAGCAGCACAAGCAAGTGTACTAGCAGCAGTTGGGTTTGAACACATCTTTCAGTAGTATTTCAGTGCTGTCTTGTGATGAACTCTCACCATGAGGAGATTCTCTGATCCAGACTCCATAACGTAAAGACCTCCGTCATAGTCATCATATTAGTGACTGCGTCAACAAACAGCTACTCGTCACGAAAATATACTACAGCCTGAAGTAGGTATACGATGTTGCGCGAGTTAGTCTTGAAGGATCTTAAATCATCACCATGTTTCATCTGACATTCTGATACAGTGACCACTGAAACGTTCACTACTGGATGTTTTGTAGACGCAACTCCACACGACTGACAATGGGAAATTTCGGTTCCTTGGAAAGGTTAAAAAGTCCATTCCTCCGACGAAACAAATAACTGCAAATGTTCATGGTGTTGTTGCCTGACACCTGCTTTCGGTCACCAGTGTTACATTTGCAAGTATTAGGAAGATCCCAGATGCATCAGTGAACGCCATTCCAAGGGAAGACAATGACTAACCTGGTCTATTATCTACGACATTGGGTGTGTATGTATGAAAAGCGGACGTATATCTAGGAAGCAAACCGTAACCCATTTTCTACCATGGCTATCGATGATTCAAGAGCTTATCACCAGCGGTGAAACCTATTTCAACACGAAGAAGTCCCCACACCAATCACTCTCAAGGTCATATCCTCCATGCTTCGTCCACGTGCTTATCTCCCTCTGCAAGGCTACTTCTACATCAAAACAATTGCAAACCATGTTTAATCATTCATGAACATAATTAATTAATCCAAAATGTGGGTAACATAACGTATTTCAGAACCTCTTTAGAATGGTATATCTCCCGAATGATTTGTCGACCATTCTAGACTAATCTATTTATGTTTAATGTACCAGAGCAGTTTGACACGACCTATTCTTTAAGTATAGTGGATTTTTGTACATAGTTTCAGCTGCGTATTACGTCACTACTGATAATGCACTGAGCATCAAAGGTGAAGGTCAGGGAGAAGAACACATGGTGCTCCTGTGCTTTGACCTTTTCGTATGGTTGAACGAAGACAACAACCGAATTTTTGTTAAAGTTCGTTGACCTCGTTGTCTTTGCCTTGCGTGGATTTTAAGAACGTCATACATCTTGAACTTTctttactcactctctcataggCAACGCAAATGACATGTATTTCTAGGAAGACGATATCGACTTTATTCAATTATTATTCATACTATCCTGAAAAAGGAAATGCATcggcgatttttaaaaaatattggataattacataatgtgttcAATCAATCGCCAAAATATGcaaaacaaaagtgttgataagatgattttacacaactgcacatgtgaaaaaaatcgattttacctgaaaatgattttgatgagatgTCTTACAAAACCAAAGCAACGGgaatcaccttccagttgaaactgTGCAGCAATGTCACTGTCAGGCAATAAGACTCCAGAtaactttcagaaattggcattcgttttgaaggagtttctaGGCCAAATCACTACTTTACGTCTTGACACTGACACACGGAACATTTCCATTGAAAGGATGCATACTGGAGATTACCAACCATCTGTTTCCAGGCGTTTGAATGTCTGAGCAAGACATCATAGCTTGCAGCTCGTTGTAACAAAACAGGTGTAACAAATGACCGTCTCCGTACTGGTAGAGCTTTAGTTACCACTGTAGCCCAATATCGGTACATCAGGGTACCACAGTTCCGTGTTCatactgccacgggtgagagcacagtGAGAGCCAGTGTACCTGGCTTTCAGAGGATATCCGATCAAACTGTACGGGACAGGTTGAAAGCGATTCGTCTGAAAGCCAGGAAACCCGACTTCGGGGTCGTGCTAGGTCTTAGCCATCGCGCTCAACGTCTCCGTTATATGAAAGTATCCGTTTAGTTGTATATACTTTACCTttttctaaactggtgtaaaatttcatgcactaaagtctatttgtggacgaggtatacatgtttgaaaatacaatattttcgcaacagatttctcgtgcATGCGTTTTTGTGGATGGTATATCTTAGAATTTCTTAATAGCAACGATAACCTTTTTTACTCCCGAAGAGGCTGAGAATGTATCCACAAATCAGTTTGAGAAAATCTGTATACATGCATTGAAGATAGTCACGAAGAGAGTACAAATATAAAGAATGTGATTTAACCCAACGGTTACTCAAACGTGTATTACGAAAGGACTAGTTCTTTCTGTCACAGTGTAGATGTCATCGATGCTCGTCTGACGCATTAATGAGCAGCACGCAAACGTATTCTGCCCTATTTCTGCCACAGTTGTGACAAACTCGGTTTAGCAGAAGATGGTCAAAACATCCATGGATACTATTCAGAATATGGATATTTCATTCTGGGGTCATACCCTTTCTGAATCATGTGTGGGATTGCGTATTCCATATTCCATACAAAATGTGCTTTGAATTTCATGCATTTTTTTTCTCTCGTAATCATAGTCgtggtaaaatgtaaaatgtccgTGTGTTGCAATTGCTGTTGAACATTTCAGTGATAACAACCGAATTGGTTGTTATTCTGCTGTTGTTTTAAACTCATATGTTCGTTTTGTGATGTGCGGTGTCAGTTGCATAAATAATTTGAATGCTGGATATTTATACAAATAAGTTTTGACAGCCGTCAAATTGGGCGACCAAGGAGTCAACTGACGCATCACTTTCACAGTTACGAAAACGTGTCAAGTGCAACGATACAAGTGTGAGAGTGAGTAGAGGTTCACAAATAGAACCTGCATGTCCGATGTCCAGATGTTATCCCCAGACTGAACCAACGACCCTTCCATCATTGCAAGAAGTCAAGAACGGGAGCGCTTGTTTAATAATCGTTGCGCTAGGGATATTTTGGATTTCCTTGACAGGCCCTACAGAGTGTGTCGTGGACAAATTAACGTTGGAACGAACGATCGTATTTGAGGGTGTCTCGGTAACGGCGTGGGATCACTGTGATCAGCAGAACATGTTACCCATGGACTTGTCACTGTGTCACTTCCAGAAGAACATCCTGGAGGCACACGTTGTACCACTTGCCCTCCGACATGGACGTCGCTTTGTGTCAGGATGACAACACAAATGGTTAAGTGTGTTTTTCGGAATGCAAGATGACAATTGAAGAATGACTGACAAAAACACGCTGTAGTCTCTATGTTTCAAACATAAAGGGTACACGAGAAATTTGCCTTGAACTGGTCGTCCACGAGTGACGTCAAGTCAGCAAGACAACCACATACGGCTGACCCATCAAACACACTGCCGGTTTGAGTTCTCGGACGATACTTGGTTTACCTCCAGTCAGTTCCTGGAATATACGGGACCGACTGAAGGAAGGTAATATCCGGCCCCGATGGTCTACCATACGTCCAATGTCAACGACAGCCAGGTATTGATAAGTGTGAAAATCATCCACAGTACAGGAGACAAGACATGGATGGTGCTTTGTTCACTAACGAGTCAAGATTTCATCTGGACAGCTCAGATGCAATGGCAAAGGTGTACAAATGGCGAGGAGATGCTGATGCGTGCGTTGTTCAACGTCGACATTTTGACGACGGtagcgttatggtatgggggtacCTCACACCTCATTGTCGGACAGAACTTGTCATTTTAAATGGCAATCTGACAGGCCTGCGATACAGGGATGAGATTATTGGGCCATACGTGCAGCCGTTCATTCAATGACTGAAACGTTACCTCGCTCTTCAGAGCAAGATTCACATGTCGCTCCTTTGTTATTGATTTCCTGAGACAGAAGAACATCCGGTACTCCCTAGGCCAACTGTTTCTATCAGGGATGAAATTAAGCGACATTTTCGTGAAGCCCATACTCAGTCATAGATGTTTGCTGAATCGAGAGAAGCAATGGTTCAGACATGGGACAGCATTCCCCAAACTTTCTTAAACAGCTTTGAGTCGCCTAGGGGTCGTCGTTGTCAAGCCTACATCGACGCCAATGGTGAACACACCCGATACTGAATTTGTGAACTGACAATTGACACCACATCCCTTCAAGTTCGTGTCACGATGCTAGTGTCAAATCATACATGCCATTTCTTAGGATCATGGTAATAAGTTACCTAGCCTCCCTCTGTGTAGGCTGACAAAGTTAGTGGACTGAATGTTTGCGTGACCACAAACAAGCAA is part of the Haliotis asinina isolate JCU_RB_2024 chromosome 6, JCU_Hal_asi_v2, whole genome shotgun sequence genome and harbors:
- the LOC137286207 gene encoding sialate O-acetylesterase-like: MLTLHGLLSVFLALTVVNGDITFSSYYGDHMVLQRGPKHAIITGRATKIGDTVTVTVGNGVAKGTGKVTTALDGKGFWKVKLSAVSQKGPFDVTVRSSEGSKSLHDVLFGDVWVCSGQSNMEFNMYQVLNNTYEVKSGLKFTDIRLFKTAHVTSSTPLVDLQKVKIPWTAPNSKDLYGFSALCFMFGERMYPHLNYPIGLVESDWYGTSIDWWSSPEAVAKCNNQGKRVSAQNFDLWNAMISPLLPLSIYGVLWYQGENDAGHASRYACSFPTMIDDWRKHWHQESLGETDVDFPFGFVQLAAFRNDSSIRGGWPDTRLAQTANYGYVPNPKMKNVFMAVALDLPDFSSPSGAVHPRFKQDMASRLILPALAVAYHETGLDYEGPFPSSYKLDNVAQTLTIEFSNGKTPIEVRSNTGYEVCCSGHKTCESQDVWAAAPMVEHHTASVTLSTAGCNNNLHPVGVRYLWWESPCPLRSCAVYGRDNDLPAPPFKKTDGF